The DNA region CACAAAAATTTTCTGATTTCATCATGGAATCACCCAGCTCACCTATACCCTTATTAAATGGCTTGGAAAATGTAGTATATGTTCATAGGTTATTATTATATGGGCTTGGAGAAGGCAGCACATGTGCATAACTTGCATTTGAGTTTGTTGGGGCCGGGATCTCCTTATAGATTAAAACAATATTCCAGGCACAAAACCCTTCTTTTCAAAGCATGTTCAtttatcattatcattaatTCTCAGTAACTATACAGTATTGAATCCATGGGGCCACCTTTCTTATGCATGGAGCGATGACAAGCTGAAACAAATCCCAAGTGAAATGGCTCCAGAGAAGTATCTAtgcgttcatatatatattcctaCTCTTATTCAATTTGCCtcttcaaatccaaattttcttcaagCTTTCTTTGCTCCTCTTCATACTCACCCCTAATTTCCTCTTCCTGTTGGGTACTACCAACATCTTGATTAGGTTCAGAGGAGACAAAAGGCAGCTGCTCCTCACTACCACCCGCTGGCTACAATTAATACAGGAATTCTATGTTACATTTTATATACAATGAAAAGAAACAGAAGAAAACCAGTAATACAAATCTCAGAAACCTTAGCCTTTCCGcgatcatttttcttcttttccttgtttgATTTTCCCGGTCCTTGTCTTTCTCCTTTGTTGGTGTTCTTGGCACCAAGAGCATACTTTGCCgacaaaaattttattgcaGCATTAACCACCTCTGCAGTATCTTTGTTGACCAAATCCTCCAAACATGcctataaaaagaaagatttattGATTTATCCCATAAACATCAAAGCAGTAGCCAACAAAAAGGGTAAGAACATTCAAGAGAAGCCAATGCAAACCTTGATGAATGATCTCAACATGGGCACCACGACGAACTGATAGTCAAAAACACATGCCGTCCCAGCTGGCTGCCTAATCTGCCGCCGCATGGCGGCAAGAGTCGACAGGATTATGGCATCAATTTGGTAAAGCTGCAACATTTGACATAGTAAAACAAGCAttgatgttattttatttttgtcaataaagaataataaataaaaaagcattaatTTACCACTCGAACCAGGCGATTTTTCAGCCTCTCGATTGCCATTTGAACTTGACTCTCTTCTTCTGTTTCTTTCATAATGCTCCATATCATATCCAACTCagcattatcatcatcatcatcatcctcggTCACAGTGTCCAGCTCTTTCCACCGTTTGAGCAAGAGGGATACATCATAAGCACATATGTTCTCAACATTCTCCAATGCTTTCAGATAACTCAAATACTCGCGTTTTCTTTCACACATTCTGCGCAAACGGCCACATTCATCTTCAACGATCTTGTAGAACTCCATTGCTTGACTTTTGCTAGCTTCTATCAAACTTTTCCATGCATTTATTTGCTCCCCAGTTGTAGGACCTTCCGCCCAAAGCCAAGAAACAAGATCAGTCTCTCCTCCCAAAAACCTGTCATCAAAAAGGAGAGTGGATTTGTCGCAGCTGAGAACAATCGTCTGTGGAGTAATCCATAACAACTTATTGCCTCTATCGCCATCATCCTCATCCTCCGACGTGCAACCCAATTGGCAAACACCGGCCAGATCTTCCAAGAACTCAACAACACTGTTGAGTTCCGGAACTTCCAAAAAGCATATCAAGGGGAGCGATTGGTGAAGCCAATCATCTGTAACTGTAATCATCGATTCTGGAGGAACATGCTTTTGCAGCAATTCGATTATCAAGCTCTGCAGTTTATTGAGATGGCTCCAAGCAAGACATCCATTACTCGTAAACAATTGCAGTTTCTTACGAATTCTGTCGATGATTTCTGCCCGCTCACTTTTCTCGTCAATATAAGGCCAATCTGCAGCAGCAGACCGGCGTTCCATGATCTTGGCAGCGGAAGTCGATTCCGCTGGCTTCCAAACGCCGTTTATGGCCCATTTGGGGGCTTTAATCGGCATAATCGATTGAAAACTCTCAGACAGAGGACCTAAATGTAACGAAATATGCATGTCAGAGGAATCTAGATCACAAAGCTTCTCTTCACAGCAACAGCACGCCCAAAACATCCATTTATTGGTCGCCTTAGCGAAATCTAACGCTTCCGTGAAAACCTTCATTGCCATTCGCAAATCATTCTTTTCCAAATACCCGTTGAGGTCTTCGATTCCGATTCTGAACAACTTCCTCTTGTCTTCCACACTCATTTTGTCGTTCCAGAAGGCCCTGACTCGTCGGATTGTAGCGACGTCTTTTTTCTCGCCTTTCTTTAACTTCCTTTTCTCTCCCAACCAATCGTCCAGCGAGGGCCTCCACCCTGCAATCTCCTTCTTTCTCCGAAGCGCAGTCTCGAACTCGGCCTTTACCTCCTCCAGGGAATTATCATCTACAAGCCGTTTCCACTTGTCCCTCCTGTTCCCACCTCCAAGAACGATGATCTTCCACTTGGATTTCTCTGTCAGCTCCACGAGTTCCTTCCTCAAATTCTCGAGCTGCGAGGCCGAGAACGGAATTGGGTCCGCCGAATTCTTGATCAGCAACCCGCGTTCGCATTCTTGGACGACGGCTTCGTACGAGCCGGCTTCTTCTTGGAGCACGGCTTCTTTTTGTCGGGCGATTTCGAAGAGTAAGCTGGCGTGTGTGTGCGCTATGGAGACAGAGTTCGGGAAAAGCGGTAGGGCTTGGCGTAAGGACTCAAGGGCTTCGTTGAACTGTTCGAGTCTGCCGGTGTGGTTGCAGATGAATGACGCGATTAAGCAGAGTCTGAACAGAATGGCACTTCGGCTGACGTCGTAAAGTTCTGGGTGGCCGGTAGAGGAAAAGGCAGCCTTCAGGGCTCCCCATGATTCGTCGTAGGAAGTTTCGAGGATTCTATAGGGTTCTTGAGCGACGGATGCTGATGGAGAAGCACCGGCCGATGATGGGGGATCGGTGGAGGGAGATGGCGAAGCAGGGGAGGACTCCATTTTCTTGGAGGGAAGTGGAAGGACCTccgatttgatttaaatatatacatataaaagaaTGGGTGGGTCCGTGGGTGGGAGGGGTAGGGGTTAAATAGGTCATTTAATAACAAACCGGatgtttcagttttttttttttactctttcatttctttattattattattattattattataaaaaatagtgTGTTTGGACGTGTCTTCAACAACCTGCTTgggtaataatttttttctctctagggtCCCTGCGAACTTCTAGAGGAGAAGAAAGTTTTCTTTCAACACGAACACCCTTGTTTGTGTAGGGAAGGTTAAATCTGTTGAAGGTGAAAAATGGCTGAGGACCTGGAGGCGATGTGGGGAAGGTTCACTTTGACGGAAGAAGAGCAGGAAGGGCTTGTAGTGGTGGAGGAGGATGTGGAAGAGATTACGGAAAAAGGGAAACACTGTCTGGTTGGTAAACTTATCACCGACAGATTTGTTGGGAAGAATACTATTCGGGCAAAACTGATCAGGATTTGGAGGCCATCTGGATCTCTGGAGTTCAAAGTTCTAGGTGAGAACTTATTTTTGCTGAATTTCGAACATGAGTGGGACAAAATTCGCGTAATGGAGGGTAGACCATGGATATTTGAAGGACAACTTTTCTCTGTGGCCGACTATGATGGGACCACACCACCATCCGAGATGAACTTTGATACGGCATCCTTTTGGGTTCGCATGTTTAAGTTACCATTATCATGTATGGGTCGGGAGATGGGGTTCAAGCTGGGGGCCATCATTGGAGAAGTGGAAGATGTAGACACGGACGAAAATGGTATTGGTTGGGGAGAATATCTGCGTGTAAAAGTGCAGATAAATGTTTTCAAACCTCTTCCGAGAGGTCGGATActcaaactgaaaaacaaagCACTGTGGATTCCTTTTCAGTATGAAAAAGTCCCTAAGTTTTGTTTTCAGTGTGGTGTAATTCAGCATGGTGCAGGGGGTTGTGTGAATGAAGAACTGAGATGGAAGCACGGAAAATCCACGGAAAAGGAATATGGAATATGGCTGCGGGCGGGCTCACCTCAGAGACGAACGGAGCAAAGAAAGGGGCGTTACGATGATGAAGGTTTCTTCTATGACAATGAGAAATTCCAAGGCACATCATCGGCGACGGGAGCTGCAACTTTCCGGCCGGCGAGGAGCCCACATTCGGAAAGTAACGGTCCTCCATCAAGGGAAGAAACAAGGGGCGAGAATGGCGGAATCTCTGTAAATTCCAAAAACAGAACGGATGCTGCTATGGGCGGATCATCAGGCGGAGAATCTGCTTCTCTTATGAGAAATATGGGTAGGCATTCAATTGGAGGCGCAAAAGAGGGGCTGACGAGTAAAGCTAGAAACCCCcagaaaggaaagaatgtgGAATTTATGGGAGAAGAATGCTGGACAGCTCACGTGGAGGAGAATAACGTGGTGCAGGGATGCGTGGCGCAAAATCCAGCTGTGAGTAAGATTCAGCTTAACACACCGGGTATGGGGAGTATCTTTGGATTTTCTCAGAAAGGAAAGAATGATGATTTTATGGGAGAATCTGGCTGCGAGACAGATGGCACGGGGGAGAAAAACAAGCAGAACAGCTGTGAGGTGCAAAAATTAAATGGGGAGTATAATCAGCTAGCCACGTCTTTGGGTGAGGAGCGTGGGATAAATTCACGTAAGGCTTTCGCTGGGCCTGGTGCATCCCAAGATACAGGCCCATTGGAAAGGAAAATAGGCTCGTTGAGGAGCTGGAAAAAGAAAGCCCTAGAATTGCACCCCGCGGAACCTGTGGATGCGGGGAGATGTGTGAAGCTTGGGAAACGACAGGCTGAGGCTACTGATGAggcagaaaagaaaaacaaagaagggaaaaaaggcAAGAAGACTATGACAGGAGATAAGCCAAAGAGCTTATATTCGGCGGTGGCTGAAGCTCAGCCCCGCCCAGCGCCATGAGTATACTAAGTTGGaactgtcgggggcttgggaacctccgtacagttcgggacctttgccgtatggtaaaggaaaagaagcccagtttggtttttcttatggaaaccaaactaAAAGCCCTGAAGGTGGAACATGTGAAGATTCAGTTGGGGTTTGACAATGTTTTTGTTGTAGACAGTGTGGGAAGGAGTGGCGGTCTTGCGCTCTTTTGGAATAAAGCTGTAGATGtagaaatacaaaattacagCCGAAGGCATATAAATGCCATAATAAAGGGTGAGGGTGGATTGCATTCATGGACTCTTACGGGGTTCTATGGACACCCCGAAATGGCGAAAAGGAAAGAGTCATGGGATCTCCTAACACACCTACATACATTGTCCCTTAATGCATGGATGTGTGTaggagattttaatgaaattttgttTGATGAGGAAAAGTATGGAGCTAATAAACGGCCTCGGAGAAGTTTACATGCCTTTCAACAAACCTTGGAGAATTGTCATCTCTACGATTTGGGTTTCTCGGGACCTAAATTTACATGGAGCAACAAAAGAGAGGACGGTAATTTCATCATGGAGCGATTGGATCGAGCTGTTGCGAATCATGCTTGGATGGTTTTATATAAGGAGTATGGGGTGGAGGTGTTGGCGAATAGAAGTTCTGACCATGCACCATTACTGGTACAGTTGCAGAATTTTAGGCGTGACCCAAGTAAACATATGAAGAATTTTTTGTATGTAGCAGGATGGGGAAAATCACCTAACCACCAAAAAGTCATCCAAAAGGTATGGAGGGAGAAAGTGATAGGATCCAATCCGTGGCAATCTTTGTCTAAAAAGCTGGATAAGAGCAAAAAGGTGATAAAACAATGGCAAGTCAAAGAAAGAGGGCAAGCTGATCACCTAATCCAAGCAAAAACTGAACAGCTGAAGAATTTGCAAATGTCAGAAACTCAACCTGATGGGGAAGAGATAACTCGGCTGCAACAGGAGGTCAATGATCTTATAGAAAGGGATGAC from Corylus avellana chromosome ca10, CavTom2PMs-1.0 includes:
- the LOC132163809 gene encoding uncharacterized protein LOC132163809 → MESSPASPSPSTDPPSSAGASPSASVAQEPYRILETSYDESWGALKAAFSSTGHPELYDVSRSAILFRLCLIASFICNHTGRLEQFNEALESLRQALPLFPNSVSIAHTHASLLFEIARQKEAVLQEEAGSYEAVVQECERGLLIKNSADPIPFSASQLENLRKELVELTEKSKWKIIVLGGGNRRDKWKRLVDDNSLEEVKAEFETALRRKKEIAGWRPSLDDWLGEKRKLKKGEKKDVATIRRVRAFWNDKMSVEDKRKLFRIGIEDLNGYLEKNDLRMAMKVFTEALDFAKATNKWMFWACCCCEEKLCDLDSSDMHISLHLGPLSESFQSIMPIKAPKWAINGVWKPAESTSAAKIMERRSAAADWPYIDEKSERAEIIDRIRKKLQLFTSNGCLAWSHLNKLQSLIIELLQKHVPPESMITVTDDWLHQSLPLICFLEVPELNSVVEFLEDLAGVCQLGCTSEDEDDGDRGNKLLWITPQTIVLSCDKSTLLFDDRFLGGETDLVSWLWAEGPTTGEQINAWKSLIEASKSQAMEFYKIVEDECGRLRRMCERKREYLSYLKALENVENICAYDVSLLLKRWKELDTVTEDDDDDDNAELDMIWSIMKETEEESQVQMAIERLKNRLVRVLYQIDAIILSTLAAMRRQIRQPAGTACVFDYQFVVVPMLRSFIKACLEDLVNKDTAEVVNAAIKFLSAKYALGAKNTNKGERQGPGKSNKEKKKNDRGKAKPAGGSEEQLPFVSSEPNQDVGSTQQEEEIRGEYEEEQRKLEENLDLKRQIE